One window from the genome of Dongia rigui encodes:
- the purD gene encoding phosphoribosylamine--glycine ligase, with protein sequence MRILVVGSGGREHALCWKIAASPLCDKLFCAPGNAGIAAVAECVPVGAEDIPGLVALAKEQGVDFVVVGPEAPLVAGLADALEAAGIATFGPSRAAAELEGSKGFMKDIAAKYNVPTARYQRFTAPEPAKAFARSLPLPVVVKADGLAAGKGVIIAESHAEAEAAIDAMMRDKQFGAAGLELVVEEFLHGEELSFFALCDGAHALPLASAQDHKRVGDGDTGLNTGGMGAYSPAPVATAQVERRIMDEIIRPTVDGMAAEGKPFKGVLFAGIMVTKDGPKLIEFNVRFGDPECEVLMLRLKSDLLPALMAARDGGLKNFDLRWHDKAAVTVIMAAKGYPGKPEAGTVIKGLEAAAKVTDAAVFHAGTKRNAADEVVAAGGRVLAVSAVAADVKTARARAYEAVDKIDWPGGFCRRDIAHRAIARL encoded by the coding sequence ATGCGGATTCTGGTGGTTGGTTCGGGTGGGCGCGAACACGCCTTGTGCTGGAAAATCGCGGCCTCGCCGCTCTGCGACAAGCTTTTCTGCGCGCCGGGAAATGCCGGCATCGCCGCTGTTGCCGAATGTGTCCCTGTGGGGGCTGAGGATATTCCGGGCCTCGTCGCGCTCGCCAAGGAACAGGGCGTGGATTTCGTCGTCGTCGGGCCGGAGGCGCCGCTGGTGGCGGGGCTCGCCGATGCGCTGGAAGCGGCCGGAATCGCCACCTTCGGCCCCAGCCGGGCGGCAGCCGAGTTAGAAGGCTCGAAGGGCTTCATGAAGGACATCGCCGCCAAATATAACGTGCCGACCGCACGCTACCAGCGCTTCACGGCACCGGAACCGGCCAAGGCCTTTGCGCGGTCGCTGCCGCTCCCCGTCGTGGTGAAGGCGGACGGCCTCGCGGCGGGGAAGGGCGTCATCATCGCCGAAAGCCATGCCGAGGCAGAGGCCGCCATCGATGCCATGATGCGCGACAAGCAGTTCGGTGCCGCCGGCCTTGAACTCGTGGTCGAGGAATTCCTGCATGGCGAGGAGCTGTCCTTCTTCGCGCTCTGTGACGGGGCGCACGCCTTGCCGCTGGCCTCCGCCCAGGATCACAAACGCGTCGGCGATGGCGATACCGGGCTCAACACCGGCGGCATGGGCGCCTATTCGCCGGCACCCGTGGCGACGGCGCAAGTCGAGCGGCGCATCATGGACGAGATCATCCGCCCGACGGTCGACGGGATGGCCGCGGAAGGGAAGCCGTTCAAAGGCGTGCTCTTTGCCGGCATCATGGTGACCAAGGACGGGCCGAAGCTCATCGAGTTCAACGTGCGCTTCGGCGATCCGGAATGCGAGGTGCTGATGCTGCGCCTCAAATCCGATCTGCTGCCGGCACTGATGGCCGCGCGCGACGGCGGCCTCAAGAATTTCGACCTGCGCTGGCACGACAAGGCCGCCGTCACGGTCATCATGGCCGCCAAGGGCTATCCCGGAAAACCGGAAGCCGGCACCGTGATCAAGGGCCTCGAGGCTGCCGCCAAGGTGACGGACGCGGCGGTGTTCCATGCCGGCACCAAGCGCAACGCGGCGGATGAGGTCGTGGCGGCCGGGGGCCGCGTGCTCGCCGTGTCCGCCGTGGCAGCAGATGTGAAGACGGCGCGGGCCCGCGCCTATGAGGCGGTCGACAAAATCGATTGGCCGGGCGGGTTCTGCCGCCGTGACATTGCCCATCGCGCCATCGCGCGCCTCTAA
- a CDS encoding glutathione S-transferase N-terminal domain-containing protein encodes MFKLRYSSTSPFVRKVRVVSIETGQEKDIELIKTVTADPTCDIGKDNPLNKVPALVLEDGSALYDSHVICEFLDARPGGGKFFPANGPARWTALRQEALANGMADAGVLRMMETRRPAGEQSPAWIARQKLKMEQGLDQLEKEAPHFAAGFDIGLMTIAIVLDYFDFRFKAEGWRNGRPNLTKWHEAISARPALKSTLPFE; translated from the coding sequence ATGTTCAAGCTGCGCTATTCCTCGACCAGCCCCTTCGTGCGCAAGGTCCGCGTCGTCTCCATCGAGACGGGCCAGGAAAAAGATATCGAGCTCATCAAGACGGTGACCGCCGATCCCACTTGCGATATCGGCAAGGACAATCCCTTGAACAAGGTGCCGGCGCTGGTGCTGGAAGATGGCTCAGCACTCTATGACTCGCATGTCATCTGCGAGTTCCTGGATGCGCGACCGGGCGGCGGCAAGTTCTTCCCAGCCAATGGCCCTGCGCGCTGGACGGCCTTGCGGCAGGAAGCGCTGGCCAACGGCATGGCGGATGCCGGCGTCCTGCGCATGATGGAGACGCGCCGCCCGGCTGGCGAACAATCGCCGGCCTGGATTGCGCGCCAGAAGCTGAAGATGGAGCAGGGCCTCGATCAACTGGAGAAAGAAGCGCCGCATTTCGCCGCGGGCTTCGACATCGGCCTCATGACGATTGCCATCGTGCTCGACTATTTCGACTTCCGCTTCAAGGCGGAAGGGTGGCGCAATGGCCGGCCCAACTTGACGAAATGGCATGAAGCCATCTCGGCCCGACCCGCGCTCAAGAGCACGCTGCCTTTCGAATAG
- a CDS encoding NAD(P)/FAD-dependent oxidoreductase — MSGLTRKRDLRSGRPLWLATRQPATPHRPLTRSIKAEIVVIGAGVSGALVTDALLLAGHDVTVLDRRGPVRGSTAASTALLQFEIDTPLIQLGRKIGKDNAIRAYWRSTTGVDYLRHRIMELGIACDFAERETLYLSGDQLNATALKREVAARQKAGLRSIYLDRGELRRISGIERSGASLSRGSGELDPVKLVTALWRSASLRGARILSPVEVTDIASRRGGVDILTSAGHEIAARNLVIATGYETPKFLKRSDLKIVSSWAYATKPQTRALWPERRLIWEASDPYLYLRASADGRIIVGGEDEDFSDEAKRDALLPQKVEAIGRKLKRLFPHVDVTADYAWTGCFGQSDTGLPLIGALPGRPHCYAVLGYGGNGITFSAIAAQIIQRELAGHQDPDAKLFAFRR, encoded by the coding sequence ATGTCCGGCCTTACCAGGAAACGCGATCTCCGCAGCGGCCGGCCGCTGTGGCTTGCCACCCGCCAGCCAGCAACGCCACACCGGCCCCTCACCCGCTCGATAAAGGCTGAGATCGTCGTCATCGGCGCTGGCGTCAGCGGCGCCTTGGTCACCGATGCGCTTCTGCTTGCCGGCCATGATGTCACCGTGCTTGACCGGCGGGGTCCCGTGCGCGGTTCGACCGCCGCCAGCACCGCGCTGCTGCAGTTCGAAATCGACACGCCGCTCATCCAACTTGGCCGCAAGATCGGCAAGGACAATGCCATCCGCGCGTATTGGCGCTCGACGACGGGCGTCGACTATCTGCGCCACCGCATCATGGAACTGGGCATCGCCTGTGATTTCGCCGAACGCGAGACCCTCTATCTCAGCGGCGATCAGTTGAATGCCACGGCGCTGAAACGCGAAGTCGCCGCGCGGCAGAAGGCGGGCCTGCGCTCGATCTATCTCGACCGCGGCGAGCTGCGCCGGATCAGCGGCATCGAGCGCAGCGGCGCCAGCCTCTCACGCGGGTCGGGCGAACTCGACCCCGTGAAGCTGGTGACGGCGCTGTGGCGATCGGCGTCCCTGCGCGGTGCCCGCATTCTATCACCCGTCGAAGTGACCGACATCGCCAGCCGGCGGGGCGGCGTCGATATCCTGACCAGCGCCGGCCATGAAATCGCCGCGCGCAACCTCGTCATCGCCACCGGTTACGAGACACCGAAATTTCTCAAGCGCAGCGATCTCAAGATCGTTTCCAGCTGGGCCTATGCGACGAAGCCGCAGACCCGCGCCCTGTGGCCCGAGCGGCGGCTGATCTGGGAAGCATCCGATCCTTATCTCTATCTCCGCGCCAGCGCCGACGGTCGCATCATCGTCGGCGGCGAGGACGAAGATTTCAGCGATGAGGCGAAGCGTGACGCGTTGCTGCCGCAGAAAGTGGAAGCAATCGGCCGCAAACTAAAGCGCCTGTTCCCGCATGTAGATGTGACCGCCGATTACGCCTGGACCGGCTGCTTCGGCCAGTCGGATACCGGTCTGCCGCTCATCGGCGCCCTGCCTGGCCGGCCGCATTGCTACGCCGTGCTGGGTTATGGCGGCAACGGCATCACCTTCAGTGCCATCGCCGCCCAGATCATCCAGCGCGAACTCGCTGGCCACCAAGACCCGGATGCCAAGCTCTTCGCCTTTCGGCGTTAA
- the yddG gene encoding aromatic amino acid exporter YddG, whose translation MTDTALPADRHSATRRATMIGAIAVLLWATLALFTSSTGAVPPFQLMAMTFGIAFLFCCLKWAKDAVAVGRGAFAFFRQPWPVYAIGIGGLFLYHLFYFVALDHAPAVEASLIAYLWPLLIVLFSALLPGEKLYWQHVAGAAIGMGGAVILLLARGAPAADQPVGDLLGYGAAFACAFTWSIYSVLSRRFGSAPTDLVGAFCGVTALLGFISHGLVEETVWPADAWQWLAIVALGIGPVGAAFFVWDYGVKKGDIKALGAISYASPLISTLLLIATGKAEASMAVLLGCLAIVGGAVLAARDLYLKK comes from the coding sequence ATGACCGACACAGCCCTCCCCGCCGACCGCCACTCCGCCACCCGCCGCGCTACCATGATCGGCGCCATCGCCGTCCTGCTGTGGGCGACGTTGGCCCTCTTTACGTCATCGACCGGCGCGGTGCCGCCCTTTCAGCTGATGGCCATGACCTTCGGCATCGCCTTCCTGTTCTGCTGCCTGAAATGGGCCAAGGATGCAGTAGCCGTTGGGCGCGGTGCCTTCGCCTTCTTCCGCCAGCCCTGGCCGGTCTATGCCATCGGCATCGGCGGGCTGTTCCTCTATCACCTCTTCTATTTCGTGGCGCTCGACCATGCCCCGGCGGTGGAAGCGAGCCTCATCGCCTATCTGTGGCCGCTCCTCATCGTGCTGTTCTCGGCCCTCCTCCCCGGTGAGAAGCTCTATTGGCAGCATGTGGCGGGTGCCGCCATCGGCATGGGCGGGGCCGTCATCCTGCTGCTGGCGCGTGGGGCGCCCGCTGCCGATCAACCGGTTGGCGATCTCCTCGGCTATGGTGCGGCCTTTGCCTGCGCCTTCACCTGGTCGATCTATTCCGTGCTCTCGCGCCGCTTCGGTTCCGCCCCCACCGATCTGGTCGGCGCCTTCTGCGGTGTGACCGCCTTGCTCGGCTTCATCAGCCATGGCTTGGTCGAAGAAACGGTCTGGCCGGCGGATGCTTGGCAATGGCTTGCCATCGTCGCCCTGGGCATCGGCCCCGTGGGGGCCGCGTTCTTTGTTTGGGATTACGGCGTCAAGAAAGGCGACATCAAGGCGCTGGGCGCCATCTCCTACGCCTCGCCGCTGATCTCGACCCTGCTCCTCATCGCCACCGGCAAGGCGGAGGCCAGCATGGCCGTCCTTCTCGGCTGCCTTGCCATCGTCGGCGGCGCCGTGCTGGCGGCGCGCGACCTCTATCTGAAGAAATAG
- the phbB gene encoding acetoacetyl-CoA reductase: protein MQRVAVVTGGTRGIGEAISLALKDAGYKVAAVYGGDEAKAKAFTHQTGIPAYKIDVSDFKQVKDGIAKITAELGPVDIVVNNAGITRDGTMHKMTPEQWEAVIHTNLSSCFNTCRAVIDSMRERNFGRIVNIGSINGQAGQYGQVNYAAAKSGIHGFTKALAQEGAAKNITVNAIAPGYIDTDMVRAVPPQVLEKIVAKIPVGRLGQASEIARGVLFLVADEAGFITGSTLSINGGQHMY from the coding sequence ATGCAACGAGTGGCGGTGGTGACCGGGGGAACCCGCGGGATCGGCGAGGCGATCAGCCTGGCGCTGAAGGATGCGGGCTATAAGGTGGCCGCGGTCTATGGCGGCGACGAGGCGAAGGCCAAGGCCTTCACCCATCAGACGGGCATTCCGGCCTACAAGATCGACGTCTCGGATTTCAAACAGGTGAAGGACGGCATCGCCAAGATCACCGCCGAACTGGGGCCGGTCGACATCGTCGTCAACAATGCCGGCATCACCCGCGACGGCACCATGCACAAGATGACGCCGGAACAATGGGAGGCGGTGATCCACACCAACCTCTCCTCCTGCTTCAACACCTGCCGCGCGGTCATCGACAGCATGCGCGAGCGCAACTTCGGCCGCATCGTCAATATCGGTTCGATCAACGGCCAGGCCGGCCAATACGGCCAGGTCAATTACGCGGCCGCCAAATCCGGCATCCACGGCTTCACGAAAGCGCTGGCCCAGGAAGGGGCGGCCAAGAACATCACGGTCAATGCCATCGCCCCCGGCTATATCGACACCGACATGGTGCGCGCGGTGCCGCCGCAGGTGCTGGAGAAGATCGTCGCCAAGATCCCCGTGGGGCGCCTTGGCCAGGCCTCGGAAATCGCCCGCGGCGTCCTCTTCCTGGTCGCCGACGAGGCCGGCTTCATCACCGGCTCAACCCTCTCCATCAATGGCGGCCAGCATATGTATTGA
- a CDS encoding acetyl-CoA C-acetyltransferase, translating to MANATDVVITAAARTAIGAFNGALSSVPAHVLGQAVIKDLLARSKVEAGEIDEVILGQVLAAAAGQNPARQAAIHAGIPKEKTAYNINQLCGSGLRAVALGFQAIRNGDSNIVIAGGQESMSQAPHTMHLRNGTKMGNAEMIDTMIKDGLWDAFNGYHMGNTAENVAQKWQITRDQQDAFAAASQQKAEAAMKAGKFKDEITPVTIAGRKGDTIVTEDEYPKHGTTVETLAKLRPAFVRGDNGTVTAGNASGINDGAAGTVLMSAAEAAKRGLTPLARIVSWATVGVDPAIMGSGPIPASQAALAKAGWKASDLDLIEANEAFAAQACAVNKELGWDTSKVNVNGGAIALGHPIGASGARVLVTLLHEMQKRDAKKGLATLCIGGGMGIAMCVER from the coding sequence ATGGCCAATGCCACCGACGTCGTCATCACCGCCGCCGCGCGTACCGCGATCGGCGCCTTCAACGGCGCGCTCTCATCCGTTCCCGCCCATGTGCTGGGCCAGGCGGTGATCAAGGACCTGCTCGCCCGCTCGAAGGTGGAGGCCGGCGAGATCGACGAGGTGATCCTAGGCCAGGTGCTGGCCGCCGCCGCCGGGCAGAACCCGGCGCGCCAAGCCGCCATCCATGCCGGCATCCCCAAGGAAAAGACGGCCTATAACATCAACCAGCTGTGCGGCTCGGGTCTGCGCGCCGTGGCGCTGGGCTTTCAGGCTATCCGCAACGGCGATTCCAACATCGTCATCGCCGGCGGCCAGGAGAGCATGAGCCAGGCGCCGCACACGATGCATTTGCGCAACGGCACCAAGATGGGCAATGCCGAGATGATCGACACCATGATCAAGGACGGGCTGTGGGATGCCTTCAACGGCTATCACATGGGCAACACGGCCGAGAACGTGGCGCAGAAATGGCAGATCACCCGCGACCAGCAGGACGCCTTTGCAGCCGCCAGCCAGCAGAAGGCCGAAGCCGCGATGAAGGCCGGCAAGTTCAAGGACGAGATCACGCCCGTCACCATCGCCGGGCGCAAGGGCGACACCATTGTGACCGAAGACGAGTACCCCAAGCACGGCACGACCGTTGAGACGCTGGCCAAGCTCCGCCCGGCCTTCGTGCGCGGCGACAATGGCACGGTGACGGCTGGCAACGCGTCGGGCATCAATGACGGCGCTGCCGGCACGGTGCTGATGAGTGCCGCCGAAGCCGCCAAGCGCGGCCTGACACCGCTCGCACGCATCGTTTCCTGGGCAACCGTCGGCGTCGATCCGGCGATCATGGGGTCGGGTCCCATTCCAGCGAGCCAGGCAGCGCTTGCCAAGGCCGGCTGGAAGGCCTCCGACCTCGACCTCATCGAGGCCAATGAGGCCTTTGCGGCGCAGGCCTGTGCGGTCAACAAGGAGCTCGGCTGGGACACGTCGAAGGTCAACGTCAATGGCGGCGCCATTGCGCTGGGCCACCCCATCGGCGCCTCGGGTGCGCGCGTGCTGGTGACGCTGCTCCATGAAATGCAGAAGCGCGATGCCAAGAAGGGCCTTGCGACGCTCTGCATCGGCGGCGGCATGGGCATCGCCATGTGCGTGGAGAGATAA